A stretch of the Marmota flaviventris isolate mMarFla1 chromosome 12, mMarFla1.hap1, whole genome shotgun sequence genome encodes the following:
- the Skida1 gene encoding SKI/DACH domain-containing protein 1 gives MGDLKSGFEEVDGVRLGYLIIKGKQMFALSQVFTDLLKNIPRTTVHKRMDHLKVKKHHCDLEELRKLKAINSIAFHAAKCTLISREDVEALYTSCKTERVLKTKRRRAGRALVTKAPPPERAAAASPRPGFWKDKHQLWRGLSGAARPLPISAQSQRPGAAAARPAAHLPQIFSKYPGSHYPEIVRSPCKPPLNYETAPLQGNYVAFHSDPAYFRSLLCSKHPAAAAAAAAAAAAAAAAAAYYQASAAGPQPKAAAGAGGPVNLTYRCKRKRGGSKDCLLAPHAGARRLLLLPRSYKAKAAAAAAAAAAAAAAAAGATCLERFHLVNSFCPPPHHHHHHHHHHHHHHHHRAQQPQPNHHPPHHHRPQPHLGSFPESCSSDSESSSYSDHAANDSDFGSSLSSSSNSVSSEEEEEEGEEEEEEEEEEEGGSGASDSSEVSSEEEDSSTESDSSSGSSQVSVQSIRFRRTSFCKPPSVQAQANFLYHLASAAAATKPAAFEDAGRLPDLKSSVKAESPEEWNLQSWAPKASPVYCPASLGSCFPEIRNDRVSEITFPHSEISSTVKRTDLTINCLAEGASSPSPKTNNAFPQQRILGEARKCLQATPTTHCADNNTIAARFLNNDSSGAAANSEKDSKIPHCPEFATDLPSSQTDPEVDAAALAATKVENLCTDTGDKTLSFLHNIKIKVEDSSANEEYEPDLVTNKLKCECNDTKGEFYSVTENKEEDALLTTAKEGFACPEKETPSLNPLAQSQGLSCTLGSPKPEDGEYKFGARVRKNYRTLVLGKRPVLQTPPVKPNLKSARSPRPTGKTETHEGTLDDFTVINRRKKVASNVASAVKRPFNFMANFPCPPSLIIGKDGDLWPAYSLNTTKDSQPPHKAHPIWKWQLGGSAIPLPPSHKFRKFNS, from the coding sequence ATGGGAGACCTGAAGTCAGGTTTTGAAGAGGTGGATGGCGTGAGGCTCGGCTACCTCATCATTAAAGGAAAGCAAATGTTTGCCCTCTCCCAAGTCTTCACAGATCTGCTGAAAAACATCCCGAGGACGACCGTGCACAAGCGCATGGATCATCTAAAAGTGAAAAAGCACCACTGCGATCTGGAAGAGTTGAGGAAACTCAAGGCAATCAACAGCATCGCCTTCCATGCCGCCAAATGCACGCTCATCTCCCGGGAAGACGTGGAAGCTCTCTACACCTCCTGCAAAACCGAGCGTGTCCTCAAGACCAAGCGCAGGAGGGCCGGCCGGGCCCTGGTCACAAAGGCGCCGCCGCCAGAGCGCGCCGCCGCCGCCAGCCCCCGCCCGGGGTTTTGGAAGGACAAGCACCAACTTTGGCGGGGCCTGAGCGGAGCCGCGCGGCCCCTGCCAATCAGCGCGCAGTCCCAGCGCCCCGGCGCCGCCGCCGCGCGCCCCGCCGCCCATCTACCTCAGATTTTTAGCAAATACCCGGGCTCGCACTACCCGGAAATCGTACGCTCGCCTTGCAAACCCCCTCTAAACTATGAAACTGCCCCGCTCCAGGGAAACTACGTCGCCTTTCACTCGGACCCTGCTTATTTTCGGAGCCTTCTGTGCAGCAAGCATCcggccgccgccgctgccgccgccgccgccgccgctgccgccgccgccgccgccgcctacTACCAGGCGTCGGCTGCTGGGCCCCAGCCCAAGGCGGCGGCGGGAGCCGGAGGCCCGGTGAACCTGACCTACCGGTGCAAGCGCAAGCGCGGGGGCTCCAAGGACTGCCTGCTCGCGCCCCACGCTGGCGCTCGGCGCTTGCTGCTGCTGCCCAGATCCTACAAAGCcaaggcggcggcggcggcggcggcggccgcggcgGCGGCTGCCGCGGCTGCCGGTGCCACTTGCCTGGAGAGGTTTCATCTGGTCAACAGCTTCTGCCcgcctccccaccaccaccaccaccaccaccaccaccatcaccaccaccaccaccaccgggCCCAGCAGCCGCAGCCGAATCACCACCCCCCTCACCACCACCGGCCGCAGCCCCATCTAGGCAGCTTTCCCGAGAGCTGTAGCAGCGACTCCGAGTCCAGTTCCTATTCGGACCATGCAGCCAACGACTCGGATTTTGGCTCCAGTTTGTCCAGTTCCAGCAACTCTGTGTCCtcggaggaagaggaggaggaaggagaggaggaggaggaggaggaggaggaggaagaggggggcaGTGGGGCCTCGGATTCCAGTGAAGTCAGCTCGGAGGAGGAGGACTCGTCCACGGAGTCAGACTCCAGCTCCGGCTCCAGCCAAGTGTCAGTGCAGAGCATCCGTTTCAGGCGCACCAGTTTCTGCAAGCCTCCCAGCGTGCAGGCGCAGGCCAACTTCTTGTACCATCTGGCCTCCGCTGCCGCTGCAACCAAACCCGCTGCTTTCGAGGATGCCGGCAGACTTCCCGACCTCAAGAGTAGTGTCAAAGCGGAGTCGCCAGAGGAGTGGAATCTGCAGAGTTGGGCCCCCAAAGCGTCTCCAGTGTACTGCCCGGCCAGCCTGGGGAGTTGTTTCCCAGAGATAAGGAACGATAGGGTATCTGAGATTACATTCCCACACTCTGAAATTTCCAGTACTGTAAAGAGAACTGACCTGACAATTAACTGCCTGGCAGAGGGGGCCTCTTCACCTAGCCCAAAGACAAACAATGCATTTCCACAACAAAGAATACTCGGAGAGGCTAGGAAATGCCTACAAGCTACTCCTACTACACACTGTGCAGATAACAACACAATAGCTGCTAGGTTCTTAAATAATGATTCTTCAGGAGCAGCAGCAAATTCAGAAAAAGATTCCAAAATCCCTCATTGTCCTGAATTTGCTACGGATTTGCCCTCTTCACAAACTGATCCTGAAGTGGATGCAGCAGCACTAGCAGCAACTAAAGTGGAGAATCTGTGCACTGACACAGGCGACAAGACATTGTCATTTCTGCACAATATTAAAATCAAAGTAGAAGACAGTAGTGCTAATGAAGAATATGAACCTGATCTTGTTACAAATAAGCTAAAGTGCGAGTGCAATGATACAAAGGGTGAGTTTTACAGTGTGACTGAAAATAAAGAGGAGGACGCCTTGTTAACCACAGCCAAGGAAGGTTTTGCATGCCCTGAGAAAGAAACTCCTTCCTTAAATCCACTGGCTCAGAGTCAGGGCCTTTCATGCACTTTAGGTTCTCCAAAACCTGAGGATGGGGAATATAAATTTGGTGCCAGGGTGAGAAAAAATTACCGAACACTAGTACTGGGAAAACGACCTGTCCTTCAGACACCTCCAGTCAAACCAAATTTGAAATCAGCTAGAAGCCCTCGTCCTACAGGTAAAACTGAGACACATGAAGGAACACTGGATGACTTTACAGTTATAAACAGACGCAAAAAGGTAGCCAGCAATGTAGCATCAGCAGTGAAAAGGCCGTTTAATTTCATGGCAAATTTTCCTTGTCCACCATCACTCATTATTGGGAAAGATGGGGATTTGTGGCCAGCGTATTCTTTAAACACCACTAAGGATTCCCAACCTCCTCACAAGGCCCATCCTATATGGAAATGGCAGCTGGGCGGTTCTGCAATACCTCTTCCACCTAGTCACAAATTCAGgaaatttaattcataa